A single genomic interval of Haloterrigena salifodinae harbors:
- a CDS encoding BCCT family transporter, whose amino-acid sequence MSDAEKGAVGTFLEEIDPIVFAFGALLTVGVIGTFFINQSLVENTISTLNTVMLEYLNWALLAIVFTIVVFLLFLIVSPWGKLRFGDDPPEYSFLSFFAMLYSAGFAAGVVFWGPTEALFYYDNPSPLFDVGSQSGAAMSVAIQQTLFHWALPQLAVFTIMGIAIGYFAYNYENVPLRVSSALTPVLGKENLDGPAAKVIDILAVFATIGGVATSLGFIGSQFVSGLNYQWGIDLGNAGIILVVTTMTLLFTLSMVLGVDKGIRRLSNFNMILFVVLLLATFILGPSIFLVLLGTQAIGGMITDFVSMSLFTGAGVEGGTEWANTWTVFYWAWALSWSPFAGLFIARISRGRSVREVAFTGIVATSAATIPWFISLGGTAVWMQHNGVANFSQVMAGELGAETTGFIMFDAFPLGTVFMVAFMFLVTTFFITSADSSTLAVSMMTTGGKAHPSNINRIFWGVVLGMTAAILMILGGVDALQSAAIITGAPFAFVCFAAMLGLIKHFSSTEGRLLLQDETVLIGSSRKPETESPSGPGGAVETDDD is encoded by the coding sequence ATGAGCGACGCTGAGAAGGGGGCGGTCGGTACGTTCCTCGAGGAGATCGATCCGATCGTCTTTGCGTTCGGAGCGTTGTTGACCGTCGGTGTCATCGGGACGTTCTTCATCAACCAGAGTCTCGTCGAGAACACGATTTCGACGCTCAATACCGTGATGCTCGAGTACCTGAACTGGGCACTGCTGGCGATCGTGTTCACGATCGTCGTCTTCCTGTTATTCCTGATCGTCAGCCCGTGGGGGAAGCTTCGCTTCGGCGACGATCCGCCCGAGTACAGCTTCCTCTCGTTCTTCGCGATGTTGTACTCTGCAGGCTTCGCGGCGGGTGTCGTGTTCTGGGGGCCGACCGAGGCACTGTTCTACTACGATAATCCATCGCCGCTGTTCGATGTCGGTAGTCAGTCGGGCGCAGCGATGAGCGTTGCCATACAACAGACGCTCTTCCACTGGGCGCTGCCGCAGCTGGCCGTGTTCACGATCATGGGGATCGCGATCGGGTACTTCGCGTACAACTACGAGAACGTCCCCCTCCGCGTGTCCTCGGCGCTCACGCCGGTCCTCGGGAAGGAGAACTTAGACGGGCCGGCCGCGAAGGTCATCGACATTCTCGCCGTCTTCGCGACCATCGGCGGCGTCGCGACGTCGCTCGGCTTCATCGGGAGCCAGTTCGTCAGCGGCCTCAACTACCAGTGGGGAATCGACCTGGGTAACGCCGGGATCATCCTCGTGGTGACGACCATGACACTCCTGTTTACCCTCTCGATGGTGCTCGGAGTCGACAAGGGGATCCGACGGCTCTCGAACTTCAACATGATCCTCTTCGTCGTCTTGCTGCTTGCGACCTTCATCCTCGGCCCGTCGATCTTCCTGGTCCTGCTCGGAACGCAGGCGATCGGCGGGATGATCACCGACTTCGTGTCGATGAGCCTCTTTACCGGTGCCGGCGTCGAAGGCGGCACCGAGTGGGCGAACACCTGGACCGTCTTCTACTGGGCGTGGGCGCTCTCGTGGTCTCCGTTCGCGGGACTATTCATCGCGCGAATCTCTCGCGGCCGAAGCGTCCGCGAGGTCGCGTTCACCGGGATCGTCGCGACCTCGGCGGCGACGATTCCGTGGTTCATCTCGCTCGGCGGAACGGCCGTCTGGATGCAACACAACGGGGTCGCCAACTTCAGTCAGGTGATGGCGGGCGAACTCGGTGCCGAAACGACCGGCTTCATCATGTTCGATGCGTTCCCGCTCGGGACGGTGTTCATGGTCGCGTTCATGTTCCTCGTCACGACGTTCTTCATCACGTCCGCTGACTCGTCGACACTCGCCGTCTCGATGATGACGACCGGCGGGAAGGCACACCCGTCGAACATCAACCGGATCTTCTGGGGCGTCGTGCTCGGGATGACCGCCGCGATCCTCATGATCCTCGGCGGCGTCGACGCCTTGCAGTCGGCCGCGATTATCACCGGCGCGCCGTTCGCCTTCGTCTGCTTCGCCGCCATGCTCGGACTGATCAAACACTTCAGTTCGACCGAGGGTCGGCTGTTACTGCAGGACGAAACCGTCCTCATCGGCTCGAGCAGGAAGCCGGAAACGGAATCGCCGTCCGGTCCCGGCGGTGCCGTCGAGACGGACGACGACTAG
- a CDS encoding aminotransferase class III-fold pyridoxal phosphate-dependent enzyme: MDRDTAEPDTDALPGPNAQQWVDFHQEYSAPSEYSHEFVWDVTREADGPFVTDVDGNVLLDFTCHIGAAPLGYNNEKVLENVREFDLVEPMKIAGQDMYFGSGPNPEEAEFPGSSHLMEKLIEVSSQYGMDTVFLSNSGAEAMENAMKITNDYRAPSKYGISFAGSFHGRTLGTLSLTKSKEVYTRHYPEISGIETVPFCADRGCDANSCDCGFFAGGGSQLRSMLSPEGGHVSPDEIAFLTLEPIQGVGGYRFPSETFMQEVADVTDEYDIPLVVDEIQSGVGRTGEIWASDHYPIEPDVIASAKALRVGATISRSEVFPSEKNRLGSTFGGGDLLGSMMGAFTLEAIDEYDLLGNATRRGEQAMELLRDDAPDYVEDVRGKGLMLAVEFDTPERRSDVVKAALERGLLTLGCGKKTIRLLPPLDSTEREIELGIGLFLEAIEAVGPSAKVAD, translated from the coding sequence ATGGATAGGGACACGGCGGAACCCGACACGGACGCGCTTCCGGGTCCGAACGCCCAGCAGTGGGTCGACTTCCACCAGGAGTACTCCGCGCCCAGCGAGTACTCCCACGAGTTCGTCTGGGACGTGACGCGGGAAGCCGATGGGCCGTTCGTCACCGACGTCGACGGGAACGTCTTGCTCGACTTCACCTGTCACATCGGCGCGGCGCCGCTGGGGTACAATAACGAGAAGGTCCTCGAGAACGTCCGCGAGTTCGACCTCGTCGAACCGATGAAGATCGCGGGCCAGGACATGTACTTCGGCTCCGGTCCGAACCCGGAAGAGGCCGAGTTCCCCGGCTCGAGTCACCTCATGGAGAAGCTGATCGAAGTCTCGAGTCAGTACGGGATGGACACGGTCTTCCTCTCGAACTCCGGCGCGGAGGCGATGGAAAACGCGATGAAGATCACGAACGACTATCGGGCGCCATCAAAATACGGCATCTCCTTCGCCGGCAGCTTCCACGGGCGCACGCTCGGCACCCTCTCGCTGACGAAGTCCAAGGAGGTCTACACGCGTCACTACCCCGAGATCAGCGGGATCGAGACGGTCCCGTTCTGCGCCGATCGCGGCTGTGACGCCAACAGCTGTGACTGCGGCTTCTTCGCGGGCGGCGGCTCGCAGCTCCGCTCGATGCTCTCGCCGGAGGGCGGCCACGTCAGCCCCGATGAGATCGCCTTCCTCACGCTCGAGCCCATCCAAGGCGTCGGCGGCTACCGGTTCCCCAGCGAGACGTTCATGCAAGAGGTCGCGGATGTCACCGACGAATACGACATCCCGCTGGTCGTCGACGAGATCCAGTCCGGGGTCGGCCGCACCGGCGAGATCTGGGCCTCGGATCACTACCCGATCGAACCCGACGTCATCGCCAGCGCGAAGGCGCTTCGCGTCGGCGCAACGATTTCGCGCTCCGAGGTCTTCCCCAGCGAGAAGAACCGACTGGGGTCGACCTTCGGCGGCGGCGACCTGCTCGGCTCGATGATGGGCGCGTTCACCCTCGAGGCCATCGACGAGTACGACCTGCTGGGCAACGCCACCAGACGGGGCGAGCAGGCCATGGAACTCCTGCGCGACGACGCGCCCGACTACGTCGAGGACGTCCGCGGCAAGGGCCTGATGCTCGCCGTCGAGTTCGACACCCCCGAGCGTCGGTCCGACGTGGTCAAGGCTGCCCTCGAGCGCGGCCTGCTCACCCTCGGCTGCGGGAAGAAGACGATCCGACTGCTCCCGCCGCTGGACTCGACCGAACGCGAGATCGAACTGGGGATCGGGCTCTTCCTTGAGGCCATCGAGGCCGTCGGCCCGAGCGCGAAAGTCGCCGACTAA
- a CDS encoding amidohydrolase yields the protein MSEPIRDRLVSLRRSLHRHPEPAWREFYTTARLVEEIRAVGVDELAVGPDAYDPADRMAVTDDDLEPWIERARERGADPALLERMTGGNTGAVAVLERGEGPAIGLRVDIDGLFIEESTDVDHDPADEGFRSEIEGTMHACGHDAHMTWGLAVLEAIAESDFSGRFVVFFQPAEETGGGGCPMAKSEFADGLDYLLAVHVGLDHPTGEVVAGIEKPLAMCHVDLTIEGTSAHAGKAPNEGDNAMHAMGTTIENAYGIPRHSDGMTRVNIGKAEAGTASNVIAERAHMEAEARGETTELMEYTKNRLERTVKNAAEMHGCRAEFDVVSESPRADSDPELQSLVSEVAGEVRGIDHVIPAADFGASEDATFLMEQVQQQGGLATYMIVGTDHPTSHHTPTFDVDERSLEHGVDVLVDSIRELERRHPVARTEAATEPVADAGEGGE from the coding sequence ATGTCCGAGCCGATACGGGACCGTCTCGTCAGCCTCCGCCGGAGCCTGCACCGCCACCCCGAACCCGCGTGGCGCGAGTTCTACACTACGGCCCGCCTCGTCGAGGAAATTCGGGCCGTCGGCGTCGACGAACTCGCCGTCGGACCGGACGCCTACGACCCCGCCGACCGCATGGCCGTCACCGACGACGACCTCGAGCCGTGGATCGAACGCGCCCGCGAGCGCGGCGCGGACCCGGCCCTCTTGGAGCGGATGACCGGCGGCAACACCGGCGCCGTTGCGGTGCTTGAGCGCGGCGAGGGGCCCGCGATCGGGCTGCGCGTCGACATCGATGGGCTGTTCATCGAGGAATCGACCGACGTCGATCACGACCCCGCCGACGAAGGCTTCCGCTCCGAAATCGAGGGCACGATGCACGCCTGCGGCCACGACGCCCACATGACCTGGGGGCTGGCCGTCCTCGAGGCGATCGCCGAGAGCGACTTTTCGGGCCGCTTCGTGGTCTTCTTCCAGCCCGCCGAGGAGACCGGTGGCGGGGGGTGTCCGATGGCGAAGAGCGAGTTCGCGGACGGACTGGACTACCTGCTCGCCGTCCACGTCGGCCTCGACCACCCGACGGGCGAAGTGGTCGCCGGGATCGAAAAGCCGCTGGCGATGTGCCACGTCGATCTGACGATCGAGGGCACCTCCGCCCACGCGGGGAAGGCGCCCAACGAGGGCGACAACGCGATGCACGCGATGGGGACGACGATTGAGAACGCCTACGGCATCCCCCGCCACAGCGACGGGATGACCCGGGTAAACATCGGCAAGGCCGAGGCGGGGACCGCGAGCAACGTCATCGCCGAGCGCGCCCACATGGAGGCCGAAGCCCGCGGCGAGACGACCGAGTTGATGGAGTACACGAAGAACCGACTCGAGCGAACAGTAAAGAACGCGGCCGAGATGCACGGCTGCCGGGCCGAGTTCGACGTCGTCAGCGAGTCGCCCCGCGCCGACAGCGACCCCGAACTGCAGTCGCTGGTCAGCGAGGTGGCTGGCGAGGTCAGGGGGATCGATCACGTGATTCCGGCCGCCGACTTTGGCGCGAGCGAGGACGCGACGTTCCTGATGGAGCAGGTACAACAACAGGGCGGCCTGGCGACGTACATGATCGTCGGCACCGATCATCCGACGAGCCACCACACGCCGACGTTCGACGTCGACGAGCGCAGTCTCGAGCACGGCGTCGACGTCCTCGTCGATTCGATCCGGGAACTCGAGCGCCGGCATCCGGTCGCGCGGACCGAGGCGGCGACTGAGCCGGTCGCGGACGCCGGGGAGGGCGGCGAATGA
- a CDS encoding aspartate aminotransferase family protein, producing the protein MTRGPPIDELHSDDAPNVDSVPGPNTRELLEKQREIDSSAVAYPNDIPIAFEEGKGATVRDADGNIYIDLFAGIGVLNVGHANPYVLEAVHEQADKFVHTVDFPTEARLELIEKLDEIAPDGLQGDQKVVFGGPTGSDAIEASIKLSKYNTGGDGLIAFRGAYHGATTGAMSVTSNKKFKGHYTPLLSDVVHAPYPHPFRQGKTPEEAVDHALEEVQAIVEDPYGGLANPAGMIVEPIQGEGGIVTPPEGFLQGLRDIADDNDVTLVFDEIQSGLGRTGEWWASDWEGVTPDVMTSAKALGGVGFPLSATMYKEELDTWGPGDHAGTYRGHVVGMRAGTRAIEYIQDHDLLAHARDLGEYIQGRLQEAADGTERLADVRGRGLFIGAEFVDADGTPDGDLVDAIQQYCFEHGVLVWTAGREGNVLRFLPPLVLTRDLAETALDVVVEAIEHATAEAKQTA; encoded by the coding sequence ATGACGCGCGGACCGCCGATCGACGAACTCCACTCCGATGACGCACCGAACGTCGACTCCGTCCCGGGACCGAACACCCGAGAACTGCTCGAGAAGCAGCGCGAGATCGACAGCAGCGCGGTCGCGTACCCCAACGACATCCCGATCGCCTTCGAGGAGGGGAAGGGAGCGACGGTCCGCGACGCCGACGGCAACATCTACATCGACCTCTTCGCGGGCATCGGCGTCCTGAACGTCGGGCACGCGAACCCGTACGTGCTCGAGGCTGTTCACGAGCAGGCCGACAAGTTCGTCCACACGGTCGATTTCCCGACGGAGGCCCGCCTCGAGTTGATCGAGAAGTTAGACGAGATCGCCCCGGACGGCCTGCAGGGTGACCAGAAGGTGGTCTTCGGCGGGCCGACCGGCAGCGACGCCATCGAGGCCTCGATCAAACTCTCCAAGTACAACACCGGCGGCGACGGCCTCATCGCGTTCCGTGGCGCCTACCACGGCGCGACGACGGGTGCGATGAGCGTCACGTCGAACAAGAAGTTCAAGGGTCACTACACGCCCCTGCTCTCGGACGTCGTCCACGCGCCCTATCCCCACCCGTTCCGGCAGGGCAAGACGCCCGAGGAAGCGGTCGATCACGCCCTCGAGGAGGTCCAGGCGATCGTCGAGGACCCCTACGGCGGCCTGGCCAATCCGGCCGGCATGATCGTCGAACCGATCCAGGGCGAGGGCGGCATCGTCACGCCGCCGGAGGGCTTCCTCCAGGGGCTGCGAGACATCGCCGACGACAACGACGTCACGCTCGTCTTCGACGAGATCCAGAGCGGGCTGGGCCGCACCGGCGAGTGGTGGGCCAGCGACTGGGAGGGCGTCACCCCCGACGTGATGACCTCCGCGAAGGCGCTGGGCGGCGTCGGTTTCCCCCTCTCGGCGACGATGTACAAGGAGGAACTGGACACGTGGGGGCCGGGCGACCACGCCGGCACCTACCGCGGCCATGTCGTCGGGATGCGCGCCGGCACCCGCGCCATCGAGTACATCCAGGACCACGATCTGCTCGCCCACGCCCGTGACCTCGGCGAGTACATCCAGGGCCGACTACAGGAGGCCGCCGACGGAACCGAACGGCTCGCCGACGTCCGCGGCAGGGGCCTGTTCATCGGCGCCGAGTTCGTCGATGCGGACGGGACGCCCGACGGCGACCTCGTCGACGCGATTCAGCAGTACTGCTTCGAGCACGGCGTCCTCGTCTGGACGGCCGGCCGAGAGGGCAACGTCCTGCGGTTCCTCCCGCCGCTCGTGCTCACCCGCGACCTCGCGGAGACCGCGCTGGACGTCGTCGTCGAGGCGATCGAGCACGCGACCGCGGAAGCGAAGCAGACCGCCTGA
- a CDS encoding ATP-binding protein yields MGSPSSTDPGVQARIRQQEVIAELGQRALETDDLDQLMHDVSVAVAETLDNEYCEVLERLPGGDEVLLRQGVGWRDGLVGTATVSRDLDSQAGYTLLSEEPVIVDDLREEGRFSGPELLTNHDVVSGVSVIIGSVEEPWGVLGTHTTDHEEFTTHEANFVQSAANILAAAIERSSKEDQLREREAQLSVATDAASIGLWLWDVQENVFTADEFLAEAYGMDPEIVTTGAPIEAFFEPVPETDEDGIWDRLDRALETGVFSAEYRIENGDGDVMWVVSRGEVEYDASGDPVRMHGAVTDITERKRREQQLREREARYRDLFTSMSEGYCVIERVDTPPVEPIDFRYIEVNPAFEEHTGLTNVVGKTIRDLVPEEREEWFETYDSVVETGDPVRFERELTTQGRFLECYAFPVGGETDAQVGVLFTDVTERVERERRLEKLVERLETSNDRLEQFAYAASHDLQEPLRMVSSYLQLVERRYGDELDAEGREFLQFAVDGADRMREMIDGLLKYSRVETEGDPFEPVDLNAVLEDVLDDLQLRFEESNGEVTTESLPTVEGDSGQLRQIFQNLLDNAIEYSGDGPPRIHVSAECRSGDDAWEISVSDDGIGIDSEYSDQIFDVFQSYHEGKGYNGTGIGLAICERIIERHGGEIRVTSEPGEGSTFTFTLPAASDSD; encoded by the coding sequence ATGGGATCGCCCTCCTCGACCGACCCCGGGGTTCAGGCCCGAATCCGACAGCAAGAGGTCATCGCGGAACTCGGACAGCGAGCGTTGGAGACGGACGACCTCGATCAGTTGATGCACGACGTCTCGGTCGCCGTCGCCGAGACGCTCGACAACGAGTACTGCGAGGTGCTCGAGCGGTTACCGGGCGGCGACGAAGTCTTGCTGCGACAGGGCGTCGGCTGGCGAGACGGGCTCGTCGGAACGGCGACGGTGTCAAGGGATCTCGACTCGCAGGCCGGCTACACGCTCCTCAGCGAGGAACCGGTCATCGTCGACGATCTCCGCGAGGAGGGGCGCTTCTCCGGCCCCGAGTTGCTCACGAACCACGACGTGGTCAGCGGCGTCAGCGTCATCATCGGTTCGGTCGAGGAGCCATGGGGGGTGCTCGGAACGCATACGACCGACCACGAGGAGTTCACCACGCACGAGGCCAATTTCGTGCAAAGCGCCGCGAATATCCTGGCGGCGGCGATCGAGCGCTCGAGCAAGGAAGACCAGCTCCGCGAGCGCGAAGCCCAGCTGAGCGTCGCGACCGACGCCGCATCGATCGGACTCTGGCTGTGGGACGTACAGGAAAACGTCTTCACCGCCGACGAGTTTCTCGCGGAAGCGTACGGAATGGATCCGGAGATCGTGACGACGGGCGCGCCGATCGAGGCGTTCTTCGAACCGGTCCCCGAGACCGACGAGGACGGAATTTGGGACCGACTCGACCGAGCGCTGGAGACGGGCGTGTTCAGCGCCGAATACCGCATCGAAAACGGCGACGGCGACGTCATGTGGGTCGTCTCTCGCGGCGAGGTGGAGTACGACGCGAGCGGCGACCCGGTTCGGATGCACGGCGCCGTCACCGATATCACGGAGCGAAAGCGCCGCGAGCAGCAACTCAGGGAGCGAGAGGCGCGGTATCGGGACCTGTTCACCTCGATGTCCGAGGGCTACTGCGTCATCGAACGGGTCGACACGCCGCCAGTGGAGCCGATCGATTTCCGCTATATCGAGGTGAACCCGGCGTTCGAGGAGCACACGGGATTGACCAACGTCGTCGGAAAGACGATCCGAGACCTGGTGCCGGAAGAGCGAGAGGAGTGGTTCGAGACCTACGATTCCGTCGTGGAGACCGGCGACCCGGTCAGGTTCGAGCGCGAACTGACGACGCAGGGACGGTTCCTCGAGTGCTATGCGTTTCCGGTCGGCGGCGAAACGGACGCGCAAGTGGGGGTCCTCTTCACGGACGTCACCGAGCGAGTGGAGCGCGAACGGCGGCTGGAGAAGCTCGTCGAACGGCTGGAGACCTCGAACGATCGCTTGGAGCAGTTCGCGTATGCCGCCAGCCACGACCTCCAGGAACCCCTGCGGATGGTCTCGAGTTACCTGCAACTCGTCGAGCGGCGGTACGGTGACGAGCTCGATGCCGAGGGGAGAGAGTTTCTCCAGTTCGCGGTCGACGGCGCTGATCGCATGCGCGAGATGATCGACGGGCTGCTCAAGTACTCTCGCGTCGAGACCGAAGGCGATCCCTTCGAGCCGGTCGATCTGAACGCGGTCCTCGAGGATGTTCTCGACGATCTCCAACTTCGGTTCGAAGAGAGTAACGGCGAGGTGACTACCGAGTCCCTCCCGACCGTCGAGGGCGACAGCGGGCAGTTACGACAGATCTTCCAGAATCTATTGGACAATGCCATCGAGTACAGCGGAGACGGCCCGCCGCGCATTCACGTCTCGGCCGAGTGCCGGTCCGGAGACGACGCCTGGGAGATCTCGGTCAGCGACGACGGAATCGGTATCGATTCGGAGTACAGCGACCAGATCTTCGACGTCTTCCAGAGCTATCACGAGGGGAAGGGGTACAACGGAACCGGGATCGGACTCGCGATCTGCGAGCGGATCATCGAGCGACACGGCGGGGAAATCCGGGTTACCAGCGAACCGGGCGAGGGCTCGACGTTTACGTTCACGCTGCCGGCAGCGAGCGATTCCGACTAA
- the ilvA gene encoding threonine ammonia-lyase produces MSGADGTGERLVTRADVETARERIDDVVHRTPLDTSRTFAEMAGAASVGLKLENVQRTGSFKIRGAYNKMAQLSAAEREAGVISSSAGNHAQGVALAGQLLDIDTTIVVPEVTPAAKIEATRGYGAEVVVEGDIYERSYEYALERADETGATFVHPFDDEAIVAGQGTIGLELLEQYPELDTVLVAIGGGGLISGIGTVLKAAERDVRVIGVQPKGAAHAKPSLVADEIRELSGVDTVAEGIADTRMLETTFAIAREVVDDVVSVSDREIAAAVALLAERAKAVAESAGATPLAAALSDETDLNLEGEHVGVIVSGGNVNLTEHAELARTGLHELERYVEARLAVSGWPTRVSEVVETIESEGAELDVLERARRTSVDEPNRVPVTVGLEGSGLEHLEGVLDGLNSLEGVSVLERSFG; encoded by the coding sequence ATGAGCGGGGCCGACGGAACGGGTGAGCGCCTCGTCACTCGCGCGGATGTCGAGACGGCCCGCGAGCGCATCGACGACGTCGTCCATCGCACGCCGCTGGACACCTCGCGGACGTTCGCCGAGATGGCAGGCGCGGCTTCGGTCGGGCTCAAACTCGAGAACGTCCAGCGGACGGGGTCGTTCAAGATCCGCGGCGCGTACAACAAGATGGCCCAGCTTTCGGCGGCGGAGCGGGAGGCGGGCGTCATCTCCTCGAGCGCGGGTAACCACGCCCAGGGCGTGGCGCTGGCGGGGCAACTGCTCGATATCGACACGACGATCGTCGTCCCCGAGGTCACGCCCGCGGCGAAGATCGAGGCCACCCGCGGCTACGGCGCCGAGGTCGTCGTCGAGGGCGACATCTACGAGCGCTCCTACGAGTACGCCCTCGAGCGCGCCGACGAGACCGGCGCAACCTTCGTCCACCCCTTCGACGACGAGGCGATCGTCGCCGGCCAGGGAACGATCGGTCTGGAGTTGCTCGAGCAGTATCCCGAACTCGACACCGTTCTCGTCGCCATCGGCGGCGGCGGGCTCATCTCGGGGATCGGAACCGTGCTGAAAGCCGCCGAACGAGACGTTCGGGTGATCGGCGTCCAGCCCAAGGGCGCGGCCCATGCCAAGCCGTCGCTCGTGGCCGACGAGATCCGGGAACTCTCCGGCGTCGACACCGTCGCCGAGGGGATCGCCGACACCCGGATGCTCGAGACCACGTTCGCGATCGCCCGCGAGGTCGTCGACGACGTCGTCAGCGTGAGCGACCGGGAGATCGCCGCCGCCGTAGCGCTACTGGCCGAGCGCGCGAAGGCGGTCGCGGAGAGCGCTGGCGCGACGCCGCTGGCGGCCGCGCTGTCGGACGAGACGGACCTGAATCTCGAGGGCGAGCACGTCGGTGTCATCGTCTCCGGCGGAAATGTGAACCTCACCGAGCACGCGGAACTCGCCCGGACCGGACTCCACGAACTCGAGCGCTACGTCGAAGCCAGACTGGCCGTCTCGGGGTGGCCGACGAGGGTGAGCGAGGTGGTCGAAACGATCGAATCCGAAGGCGCGGAATTGGACGTCTTAGAGCGCGCCCGTCGGACGTCGGTCGACGAGCCGAATCGAGTGCCCGTGACCGTCGGCCTCGAGGGTAGCGGCCTGGAGCATCTCGAGGGGGTTCTGGACGGGCTGAATTCGCTCGAGGGCGTTTCGGTGCTCGAGCGGTCGTTCGGCTGA
- a CDS encoding Rid family detoxifying hydrolase, with amino-acid sequence MADTDPIETDGAPSNDNPYSQGVVAGDTCYVSGYGPVDPETGETVDGDIEVQTERVLANIESVVDEAGGNGLEDVVKVTVYLTDLEDYERVNEAYGAQFGDKPPARVCVEVSRLPEDVRVEMDATAYVG; translated from the coding sequence ATGGCAGACACCGACCCCATCGAGACCGACGGCGCACCGAGCAACGATAACCCCTACTCGCAGGGCGTGGTGGCCGGCGATACGTGCTACGTCTCCGGCTACGGCCCGGTCGATCCAGAGACGGGCGAGACCGTCGACGGCGATATCGAGGTCCAGACCGAGCGCGTCCTGGCGAACATCGAGAGCGTGGTCGACGAGGCCGGCGGAAACGGCCTCGAGGACGTCGTCAAGGTGACCGTTTACCTGACCGACCTCGAGGACTACGAGCGGGTCAACGAGGCCTACGGCGCGCAGTTCGGCGACAAACCGCCGGCCCGCGTCTGCGTGGAGGTCTCGCGGCTCCCCGAGGACGTCCGCGTCGAGATGGATGCGACGGCGTACGTCGGCTGA
- a CDS encoding amidohydrolase, which translates to MAYDVRTRLRDLRRDFHRHPEPGWREFKTTARVVSELERLGVDEIAVGREALATDDRMAVPDDDELEPWLERAREAGVREDVLERTAGGHTGVVAVVDRGEGPTVGLRVDLDAISMAESSADDHRPVAEGFRSEHDGYMHACGHDAHIAMALGTIEAVQDSGFAGTLKVFFQPAEEISGGGKAMAEGGYVDDVDYLLAVHVGLDHPTGEIVAGVEKPLAMAHLTATFEGASAHAGRAPNEGGNAMQAAATAIQNAYGIPRHSDGMTRVNVGHIEGGTASNVIAEEVTIEAEVRGETTGLMEYMRTELERVCYAAAEMHDCDVTPRVISESPRADSHPALRDLVGSVAREVDGVERIVPTEEFGVSEDVTYLMDRVQDGGGLASYVLVGTDHPTNHHTPTFDIDEASLEIGVSVLADTAIELSKRPV; encoded by the coding sequence ATGGCCTACGACGTGCGAACCAGACTGCGCGATCTCCGCCGGGACTTTCACCGCCACCCCGAACCGGGGTGGCGCGAGTTCAAGACGACTGCCCGCGTCGTCTCCGAACTCGAGCGACTCGGCGTCGACGAAATCGCCGTCGGGCGGGAGGCGCTGGCGACCGACGACCGCATGGCCGTCCCCGACGACGACGAACTCGAGCCCTGGCTCGAGCGGGCTCGCGAGGCGGGCGTTCGCGAGGACGTCCTCGAGCGAACCGCGGGGGGCCACACCGGCGTCGTCGCGGTCGTTGACCGCGGCGAGGGGCCGACCGTGGGGTTGCGAGTCGATCTCGACGCGATCTCGATGGCAGAGTCGTCGGCCGACGACCACCGACCGGTCGCGGAGGGCTTCCGCTCGGAGCACGACGGCTACATGCACGCCTGTGGCCACGACGCCCACATCGCGATGGCTCTCGGGACGATCGAAGCCGTCCAGGACAGCGGCTTTGCGGGGACGCTGAAGGTCTTCTTCCAGCCCGCCGAGGAGATCTCCGGCGGCGGGAAGGCGATGGCCGAGGGCGGCTACGTCGACGACGTCGACTACCTGCTGGCGGTCCACGTCGGCCTCGACCACCCGACCGGCGAGATCGTCGCTGGCGTCGAGAAGCCGCTGGCGATGGCCCACCTGACGGCGACCTTCGAGGGCGCGAGCGCCCACGCGGGGAGGGCGCCCAACGAGGGCGGCAACGCGATGCAGGCGGCCGCGACCGCCATCCAGAACGCGTACGGCATCCCTCGGCACAGCGACGGCATGACTCGCGTGAACGTCGGCCACATCGAAGGCGGCACCGCGAGCAACGTCATCGCCGAGGAGGTCACCATCGAGGCGGAGGTCCGCGGCGAGACGACCGGCCTCATGGAATACATGCGGACGGAACTCGAGCGGGTCTGCTACGCGGCGGCGGAGATGCACGACTGTGACGTGACGCCGCGGGTCATCAGCGAGTCACCGCGGGCGGACAGCCACCCTGCGCTGCGGGACCTCGTCGGCAGCGTCGCCCGCGAGGTCGACGGCGTCGAGCGCATCGTGCCGACGGAGGAGTTCGGTGTCAGCGAGGACGTCACCTACCTCATGGACCGCGTCCAGGACGGCGGCGGCCTCGCGTCGTACGTGCTCGTCGGCACCGACCACCCGACGAACCACCACACGCCGACGTTCGACATCGACGAGGCGAGCCTCGAGATCGGCGTCTCGGTGCTGGCCGACACCGCCATCGAACTCTCGAAGCGACCGGTCTGA